A region from the Lycium barbarum isolate Lr01 chromosome 8, ASM1917538v2, whole genome shotgun sequence genome encodes:
- the LOC132606502 gene encoding cytochrome P450 76A2-like, with the protein MEWEWSYLFVSAIILLPAFILFFSQKKSKCSYKLPPGPPGLPIFANMFELGIEPYKRMAGLKQKYGPVLWLKLGPSIKIMVVQTAQVAAELFKNHDISFADRPMVDVNLVHNYYQGSMALGRYGSFWRFQRRICTVEMFVHKKISETVPVRRKCVDNMLKWIEKEANSAEKGSGIEVTRFVFLASFNMLGNLILSKDLADPESEKASEFFNAMKGIMEWSGSTNVSDIFPFLRKFDLQKLRKKMTRDMGKAMEIATIFLKEREEERKRGSEKGKDFLDVLLEFEGTGKDEPANLSEHEIKILIMEMFLAGSETTSSSVEWALTELMRHPGAMSKVKTEISKVVGPNRKFEESDIDNLPYMQAIIKESLRLHPPLPFLIPRETIQDTKFMGYDVPKGTQVLVNAWAIGRDPECWEDPMSFKPERFLGSKIDVKGQHYELIPFGAGRRMCVGLPLGHRMMHFTLGSLLHEFEWELPEGVSPKSINMDESMGVTARKSDSLKVIPKKS; encoded by the exons ATGGAATGGGAATGGAGCTATCTGTTTGTTTCTGCAATAATCTTGTTACCAGCTTTCATCCTATTTTTTTCTCAGAAAAAGTCTAAATGTTCCTACAAATTACCTCCCGGACCACCAGGATTACCAATTTTTGCTAACATGTTTGAACTAGGAATCGAACCGTATAAAAGAATGGCAGGTCTAAAACAGAAATATGGTCCTGTTTTGTGGTTAAAACTTGGCCCCTCAATCAAGATTATGGTTGTTCAAACAGCTCAGGTTGCTGCAGAGTTATTCAAGAACCATGATATTTCCTTTGCAGATCGACCAATGGTCGATGTAAATTTAGTGCACAATTACTATCAAGGCTCTATGGCTCTAGGCCGATATGGCTCCTTTTGGCGCTTTCAAAGGCGGATATGTACCGTGGAAATGTTCGTACACAAAAAAATCAGTGAAACAGTGCCAGTTAGGCGAAAATGTGTCGATAATATGTTAAAATGGATAGAGAAAGAAGCGAATTCTGCTGAAAAAGGAAGTGGGATTGAGGTTACGCGTTTTGTGTTCCTGGCATCCTTTAATATGCTAGGCAATTTGATTCTGTCGAAAGACCTGGCTGATCCAGAATCCGAGAAGGCCTCGGAGTTCTTCAATGCCATGAAGGGAATCATGGAATGGTCAGGTAGTACTAATGTTTCTGACATATTTCCATTTCTTAGAAAGTTCGATTTACAaaaattgaggaagaagatgaCGCGAGACATGGGGAAGGCCATGGAAATCGCGACTATATTTCTCAAGGAACGCGAGGAAGAACGAAAGAGGGGTTCGGAGAAGGGGAAAGATTTCTTGGATGTGTTGCTTGAATTTGAAGGTACTGGAAAAGATGAACCAGCTAATTTATCAGAACATGAGATCAAGATATTAATAATG GAAATGTTTTTAGCCGGTTCAGAGACGACTAGCAGCAGCGTAGAATGGGCACTAACAGAACTCATGCGCCATCCAGGAGCAATGAGCAAAGTGAAAACAGAGATATCAAAAGTAGTAGGACCAAACAGGAAGTTTGAAGAAAGTGACATTGACAATCTTCCTTATATGCAAGCTATAATCAAAGAATCACTTCGTTTACATCCTCCTCTACCTTTCTTGATCCCAAGAGAGACAATTCAAGACACCAAGTTCATGGGGTATGACGTACCAAAAGGCACTCAAGTGTTGGTAAACGCTTGGGCGATTGGAAGAGATCCTGAATGTTGGGAAGACCCTATGAGTTTCAAGCCTGAGAGATTTCTTGGCTCAAAAATAGACGTGAAGGGTCAGCATTATGAGCTAATTCCATTTGGTGCTGGACGGAGGATGTGTGTTGGCCTGCCTTTAGGCCATCGCATGATGCATTTCACTCTGGGATCACTGCTTCATGAATTCGAATGGGAGCTTCCTGAGGGTGTCTCTCCTAAATCTATCAATATGGATGAAAGCATGGGAGTAACAGCCAGAAAAAGCGACTCTTTAAAAGTAATACCAAAAAAGTCTTAA